Genomic window (Staphylococcus debuckii):
ATACGAGTGAACATTGCTTCTTCACGTAATTCTTTCAAGTTGTGAGAGCCTGTGTAACCCATTCCGCTTCTCACGCCACCCATCAATTGATAGATGTTGTCTTGTAATAAACCTTTATAAGCAATACGGCCTTCAATACCTTCCGGCACATATTTTTTAGGTACTTTATCTTCTTGGAAGTAACGGTCATTTGAACCACTTTCCATAGCGCCCAATGATCCCATTCCGCGATAAGTTTTATATTGTCTGCCTTGGAAGATTTCAGTTTCTCCTGGGCTTTCTTCAGTACCTGCAAGCAAGCTGCCTAACATTACGGCATGTCCGCCGGCTGCTAATGCTTTCACAATATCACCAGAGAATTTAATTCCACCGTCAGCAATAATTGTTTTACCTTGTTTACGTGCTTCAGTTGCGCAATCGTAAACTGCAGTAATTTGAGGGACACCTACACCTGCAACAATACGTGTTGTACAAATTGAACCAGGACCGATACCTACTTTAACGACATCTGCACCCGCTTCAAACAATGCTTTAGTAGCTTCGCCTGTTGCAACATTTCCTGCAATCACTGTAACTTCAGGATAAGTTGTTTTGATGTGTTTAACTTGGTCAATTACACCTTGTGAGTGACCGTGTGCTGTATCAATAACTAATGCATCTACGCCTGCTTCAACTAATTTTTCCGCACGGATATCAGTATCTTTAGAAATACCGATTGCTGCTGCACATAATAAACGACCTAATGAGTCTTTCGCTGCAAATGGATATTCATGAACTTTTTCAATATCTTTGATAGTGATAAGTCCTTTTAATTTGCCATTTTCAACTAATGGTAATTTTTCGATTTTGTGTGTTTGTAAAATTGATTCTGCTTCATCTAAAGTTGTGCCTACTGGAGCTGTAATTAAATCTTCTTTCGTCATGACATCTGAAATTTTAATTGAAAAATCTTCAATAAAACGTAGGTCACGGTTAGTGAGAATACCAACTAAGTTGCGGTCTTCTTTGTTATCTACGATAGGTACACCAGAAATACGGTATTTACCCATTAACGCTTCTGCTTCGTAAACTTTTTCATCTGGAGTTAAGAAGAATGGATTAGAAATAACGCCATTTTCAGAACGTTTTACTTTTTGTACTTCATCCGCTTGGTCTTCGATGTTCATATTCTTATGAACAACACCTAGACCGCCTTGTCTTGCCATTGCAATTGCCATTTTTGATTCAGTAACAGTATCCATACCTGCTGAGACTACTGGAATGTTTAATTTGATTCTGTCTGATAATTCAACACTTAAATCAACTTCCTTCGGTAATACATTAGACTCCGCTGGAATTAATAGTACATCATCGAACGTCAAAGATTCTTTAGCAAATTTATTTTCCCACATTGAATACAGCCTCCATTTATTTTATTAATTACATTATTTCACATTTTCCTCATTTTGTTGATACTTTATACCGTTAAAAAAGAAATTAAGAATGATTGCTGAAATTGCACCGAGTACAATTCCATTTTGTGTTAACCAAGCAAACTGTTCTCCCATTGCTTTAAATGCTTCAGGAACAGCACTGATGCCTGTACCGAGTCCTACTGATACTGCGATTATTAATAAATTGTTTTGGTTCTTGAAGTCGATACCACCTAAGATACTTACACCATAAGCCATTACCATTCCAAACATCGCAATCATTGCGCCTCCAAGTACAGGAAGTGGTATCACGTTGGCTAAAGCACCTAATTTCGGAATACATCCGCAAATTAAGAGCAGTATGACCATTCCATAGATGATATTATTCTTTTTCACGCCAGAGAGGGAAACCAAACCGACATTTTGAGAATAAGCAGTGTATGGAAAGGCA
Coding sequences:
- the guaB gene encoding IMP dehydrogenase; this translates as MWENKFAKESLTFDDVLLIPAESNVLPKEVDLSVELSDRIKLNIPVVSAGMDTVTESKMAIAMARQGGLGVVHKNMNIEDQADEVQKVKRSENGVISNPFFLTPDEKVYEAEALMGKYRISGVPIVDNKEDRNLVGILTNRDLRFIEDFSIKISDVMTKEDLITAPVGTTLDEAESILQTHKIEKLPLVENGKLKGLITIKDIEKVHEYPFAAKDSLGRLLCAAAIGISKDTDIRAEKLVEAGVDALVIDTAHGHSQGVIDQVKHIKTTYPEVTVIAGNVATGEATKALFEAGADVVKVGIGPGSICTTRIVAGVGVPQITAVYDCATEARKQGKTIIADGGIKFSGDIVKALAAGGHAVMLGSLLAGTEESPGETEIFQGRQYKTYRGMGSLGAMESGSNDRYFQEDKVPKKYVPEGIEGRIAYKGLLQDNIYQLMGGVRSGMGYTGSHNLKELREEAMFTRMGPAGLAESHPHNIQITKESPNYSR